One window of Candidatus Ozemobacteraceae bacterium genomic DNA carries:
- a CDS encoding sigma 54-interacting transcriptional regulator, whose product MDDARRLKDIATQFFSDIAPRDVKELDRLFEHWKCGLPKKQEVNFGIAMPPSMRERLLSDIGLAEARTEPTQQRYIGWLNVLNRLMEKNIEDLLDMSPEDLTALIWKEGRRLGMRDAEIQELASVLPHWVQKISSKVIFEFSPVNVYEVSGAGSGGAEKAASPESGAVFTGMIGRSEKMQSIFSCVERISSSTLSVLIQGESGTGKELVAHAIHMNSPRANEPFIAVNCGALPDSIIESELFGYEKGAFTGAVGQKTGYFEIANRGTIFLDEISETSLHTQVKLLRVLQERKIRRVGGVKPIDIDIRVIAACNRDLPALVREGRFRHDLYYRINEMTITLPPLRERQGDLPLLIDYFLDKFARENGKAQPTIDASARRLLFGYSWPGNIRELENVLKRAVVLADKVVMPAHLPSNLADRPCGPDAAGQGLPVAGSLEDQLMAAERIIITQALENNGRNVSMTAKVLRISRRTLQRKMKLLGIDRGIDTDGDDEES is encoded by the coding sequence ATGGACGACGCCCGGCGGCTGAAAGATATCGCGACGCAGTTCTTTTCCGATATCGCGCCTCGCGACGTCAAGGAACTGGACAGGCTGTTCGAGCACTGGAAGTGCGGACTTCCGAAGAAACAGGAAGTCAATTTCGGCATCGCCATGCCGCCCTCGATGCGGGAACGCCTGCTGAGCGACATCGGTCTGGCCGAAGCGCGAACCGAGCCGACGCAACAACGATACATCGGCTGGCTGAACGTTCTGAACCGGTTGATGGAGAAAAACATCGAGGATCTCCTCGATATGAGTCCCGAAGACCTGACCGCCCTGATCTGGAAGGAAGGCCGTCGGCTCGGCATGCGCGACGCCGAGATCCAGGAACTGGCCAGCGTGCTCCCGCATTGGGTGCAAAAGATCTCCAGCAAGGTCATTTTCGAGTTTTCCCCGGTCAACGTCTACGAGGTGAGCGGAGCCGGCTCGGGAGGTGCGGAAAAGGCAGCATCGCCAGAATCCGGAGCCGTCTTCACCGGCATGATCGGCCGGTCGGAAAAGATGCAGTCGATCTTTTCCTGCGTCGAGCGCATCAGTTCGAGCACCCTCTCGGTTCTTATCCAAGGGGAAAGCGGGACCGGCAAGGAACTCGTCGCCCACGCGATTCACATGAATTCGCCTCGGGCAAACGAACCGTTCATCGCCGTCAACTGCGGGGCCCTTCCCGACTCGATCATCGAGAGCGAGTTGTTCGGCTACGAAAAGGGCGCCTTCACCGGCGCGGTCGGCCAGAAAACGGGATATTTCGAAATCGCCAACCGCGGAACGATCTTCCTTGACGAGATCTCGGAAACCTCGCTTCACACGCAGGTCAAGCTGTTGCGCGTATTGCAGGAGCGGAAGATCCGAAGGGTGGGCGGCGTGAAACCCATCGACATCGATATCCGGGTCATCGCCGCCTGCAACCGCGATCTTCCGGCCCTGGTGCGCGAAGGACGATTCCGCCACGACCTGTATTACCGCATCAACGAGATGACGATCACGCTTCCGCCCCTGCGCGAGCGCCAGGGCGACCTGCCGCTGCTGATCGACTACTTTCTCGACAAGTTCGCCCGCGAAAACGGGAAAGCCCAGCCCACCATCGACGCGTCGGCCCGCCGGTTGCTCTTCGGATATTCCTGGCCCGGCAACATCCGCGAGCTCGAAAACGTCCTCAAACGGGCCGTGGTCCTCGCCGACAAGGTGGTCATGCCGGCCCATCTGCCGTCCAATCTCGCCGACCGCCCCTGCGGCCCGGATGCGGCTGGCCAGGGACTTCCGGTCGCCGGCAGTCTCGAGGATCAGTTGATGGCGGCGGAGCGCATCATCATCACGCAGGCGCTGGAGAATAACGGTCGGAACGTATCCATGACCGCGAAAGTGCTCCGAATCTCCCGGCGCACCCTCCAGCGGAAGATGAAACTCCTCGGCATCGACCGCGGCATCGATACAGACGGTGACGACGAAGAGTCGTAA